In one window of Romboutsia hominis DNA:
- a CDS encoding ABC transporter permease, with product MNKNKVIKTSISIIILVLIWSIVTKMDIVSSYILPSPSKVLDSLLKMIKSGEIFEDIYISYIRVLKGFFIATLLAFLLAMVRVILPKFNDYYENIVQFLKNVPPLSLISLLILWFGIGETTKIGIIVLTAFFPIYLNTVKGFVSCDKKLLEVGEIYGYSKVNSFFKIRIPYAMSDILVGMRIGLGYSWRAIISAEMIAASTGLGHMILFAQQMSRTDKVIVGILVIGVVGYITDRLFALIIDKALKGSEENGWD from the coding sequence ATGAATAAGAATAAAGTTATAAAAACATCAATTTCTATAATAATTTTGGTTTTAATATGGAGTATAGTTACTAAAATGGATATAGTTAGTTCTTATATTTTACCATCTCCATCAAAGGTATTAGACAGCTTATTAAAAATGATTAAATCAGGAGAAATCTTTGAAGATATTTACATAAGTTACATAAGAGTTTTAAAAGGATTTTTCATAGCAACTTTATTAGCTTTTTTATTAGCAATGGTGAGAGTTATTTTACCAAAATTTAATGATTACTATGAAAATATAGTTCAATTTTTAAAGAATGTACCACCATTAAGTTTAATATCATTATTAATTTTATGGTTTGGTATAGGAGAAACAACTAAGATTGGGATAATAGTTTTAACTGCGTTTTTCCCAATATACCTAAATACGGTAAAGGGATTTGTAAGTTGTGATAAAAAACTGTTAGAAGTTGGAGAAATTTATGGATATTCAAAAGTAAATAGCTTTTTTAAGATAAGAATTCCATATGCTATGTCAGATATATTAGTTGGAATGAGAATAGGACTAGGTTATAGTTGGAGAGCTATAATAAGTGCAGAAATGATTGCTGCGTCAACTGGTCTAGGTCATATGATTTTATTTGCTCAGCAAATGTCTAGAACAGATAAAGTTATAGTCGGTATTTTAGTAATAGGTGTAGTTGGTTATATAACTGATAGATTGTTTGCACTTATAATCGATAAGGCTTTGAAAGGATCAGAAGAAAATGGATGGGATTAA
- a CDS encoding ABC transporter ATP-binding protein produces MDGIKLVNVSKFYTVEKESMKVLNGIDLNIPANKITVILGRSGCGKTTLLRLVSGLEEFDQGEILGTNSKRKAYVFQEDRLMPWLDVKKNITFGIHNKNIDNRKIDRIIETVGLKKFYSAYPRQLSGGMKQRVSIARAFAYDPDFIMMDEPFSALDFFTREQMQNELLKIHQTSKCSILFVTHSIDEALILGDKIVILEKGVIKSQYEIKEKSSTRDLLDDKFVKLKKQIIDDLKVI; encoded by the coding sequence ATGGATGGGATTAAATTAGTAAATGTAAGTAAGTTCTATACTGTTGAAAAAGAAAGTATGAAAGTTCTAAATGGAATTGATTTAAATATACCAGCAAATAAGATAACTGTAATCTTAGGTCGAAGTGGATGTGGAAAGACTACTTTATTGAGACTTGTATCAGGTTTAGAAGAATTTGATCAAGGAGAGATATTAGGTACTAATTCAAAAAGAAAGGCATATGTATTCCAAGAGGATAGATTAATGCCATGGCTAGATGTAAAAAAGAATATAACATTTGGTATACATAATAAAAATATAGATAATAGAAAAATTGATAGGATTATTGAAACTGTAGGTCTTAAAAAATTCTATAGTGCATATCCAAGACAATTATCAGGTGGAATGAAACAAAGAGTCTCGATTGCAAGAGCATTTGCATATGATCCAGACTTTATAATGATGGATGAGCCTTTTTCGGCATTAGACTTTTTTACAAGAGAGCAAATGCAAAATGAATTATTAAAGATTCACCAAACATCAAAATGCTCAATTTTATTTGTAACTCATAGTATAGATGAGGCACTTATCCTTGGAGATAAAATAGTAATTTTAGAAAAAGGTGTTATTAAATCTCAATATGAAATTAAAGAAAAAAGTAGCACAAGAGACTTATTAGATGATAAGTTTGTTAAATTAAAAAAACAAATAATTGATGATTTAAAAGTTATTTAA
- a CDS encoding ABC transporter substrate-binding protein — protein sequence MKLSKSIKIKLTSVLATGVLMISMVGCTTTKEASLDKLVITHVTSPLNVPSIIQKNKNVFANEFSENGKDIAIEYAEITSGADQTQALASGDVDILYAVGGTSVVSAAANGADIKILNMYSRSPEAFCMYSLDENIKSAQDLKGKTIAGPVGTNLHQLLIAYLEKAGMTIDDVNYVNMSIADAKAALDGKSVDAALVAGPTAYKAEQQGYNLVTNGKGLTDAVIAVAVREDFYNEHKEEVELFMKAQENVNKYMNENYDETMEIVSKELDLDKSAVEEMYKQYDFSIETTDADRKAFQNVADFMLKTGMIEEEVKTNELFIK from the coding sequence ATGAAATTAAGTAAGTCAATAAAAATAAAATTAACATCGGTACTTGCAACTGGTGTATTAATGATATCAATGGTTGGATGTACAACAACAAAAGAAGCAAGTTTAGATAAGTTAGTAATAACACATGTAACTTCACCTTTAAATGTACCAAGTATAATACAAAAAAATAAAAATGTTTTTGCTAATGAGTTCAGTGAAAATGGTAAAGATATAGCTATTGAGTATGCTGAAATAACATCGGGGGCTGATCAAACTCAAGCATTAGCATCAGGAGATGTTGATATATTATACGCTGTTGGAGGAACTTCTGTAGTTTCAGCAGCAGCAAATGGTGCAGATATAAAAATATTAAATATGTACAGTAGATCACCAGAAGCATTCTGTATGTATTCGCTTGATGAAAACATAAAATCAGCACAAGATTTAAAAGGTAAAACTATAGCAGGACCAGTTGGAACTAACTTACACCAACTATTAATAGCATACCTTGAAAAAGCTGGAATGACTATAGATGATGTTAACTATGTGAATATGTCTATAGCTGATGCAAAAGCAGCTTTAGATGGAAAAAGTGTTGATGCAGCATTAGTTGCAGGACCTACTGCATATAAAGCAGAACAACAGGGATATAACTTAGTTACTAATGGAAAAGGATTAACAGATGCAGTAATAGCAGTTGCAGTTAGAGAAGATTTCTATAATGAGCACAAAGAAGAAGTTGAATTATTCATGAAAGCTCAAGAAAACGTAAATAAATACATGAATGAAAACTACGATGAAACTATGGAAATAGTTTCTAAAGAACTTGATTTAGATAAATCAGCAGTTGAAGAAATGTATAAACAATATGATTTCAGTATAGAAACTACAGATGCAGACCGTAAAGCATTTCAAAATGTAGCAGACTTTATGTTAAAAACTGGAATGATAGAAGAAGAAGTTAAGACAAATGAACTTTTTATAAAATAG
- a CDS encoding response regulator transcription factor, with the protein MKNRILIIEDDNEISNMIADYLGKNGYETHIAKDGIRGIKYVIEKKPDLIILDIMLPYKSGDEILREVREFSDIPIIVVSAKENVQFKVDLFKIGVDDYVVKPFDLLELLARIETNLRRYLKLTSQQTLYKHKNITLNYDLKEVFVDNNVVKLTSKEFEILYLFIKYPNKVFSKKNIYETVWKDSYAYDDDTINTHISNIRKKIDSELIETVWKMGYKLK; encoded by the coding sequence ATGAAGAATCGAATTTTAATTATAGAGGACGATAATGAAATATCTAATATGATTGCAGATTATCTTGGTAAAAATGGATATGAAACGCATATAGCTAAAGATGGAATAAGAGGGATTAAATATGTGATAGAAAAGAAGCCTGACTTAATTATCTTAGATATTATGTTGCCATATAAAAGTGGTGATGAGATTTTAAGAGAAGTGAGGGAATTTTCCGATATTCCAATAATAGTAGTATCAGCAAAAGAAAATGTACAGTTTAAAGTTGATTTATTTAAAATAGGAGTAGATGATTATGTAGTCAAGCCATTTGATTTATTAGAACTTCTAGCAAGGATCGAAACAAATTTAAGACGCTACTTAAAACTTACAAGTCAACAAACACTTTATAAACACAAAAACATAACACTAAACTATGATTTAAAGGAAGTCTTTGTTGATAATAATGTTGTCAAACTTACATCTAAGGAGTTTGAGATTTTATACTTATTTATAAAATATCCAAACAAAGTATTTTCTAAGAAAAATATATACGAAACAGTGTGGAAAGACTCATATGCATATGATGATGATACGATAAACACTCATATAAGTAATATAAGAAAGAAAATTGATAGTGAACTAATCGAAACTGTTTGGAAAATGGGATATAAGTTAAAGTGA
- a CDS encoding ATP-binding cassette domain-containing protein: protein MSEIICQTVNLSKKYKDNIVLDNVNINIKRGDIYGLIGENGAGKTTLIKIIAQLINQTEGKVKLFGTTDKNQLCKLQKNIGYTIENPALYMDMTARKNLEVIRMQKGIPGTYDIERVLKLVNLDINDKKKVKNFSLGMKQRLALAMALLDEPELLDELIVGMIVKNHLYQLHNFYRQTNWNC from the coding sequence ATGTCAGAGATAATTTGCCAAACAGTAAACTTATCAAAAAAATATAAAGATAATATAGTACTTGATAACGTAAATATCAACATTAAAAGAGGCGACATTTATGGTCTTATAGGGGAAAATGGAGCAGGTAAGACTACATTAATAAAAATAATCGCTCAGTTAATAAACCAAACAGAAGGAAAAGTAAAGCTATTTGGAACAACTGATAAAAATCAATTGTGCAAATTACAAAAAAATATTGGGTATACAATTGAAAATCCAGCACTGTACATGGACATGACAGCAAGAAAAAACCTAGAAGTAATACGTATGCAAAAAGGAATACCTGGAACATACGATATTGAGAGGGTATTAAAACTTGTAAACCTAGATATTAATGATAAAAAGAAGGTAAAAAACTTTTCTCTAGGAATGAAACAAAGATTAGCATTAGCTATGGCATTGTTAGATGAGCCAGAATTATTAGATGAATTAATCGTGGGTATGATTGTGAAGAATCACCTCTACCAATTACATAATTTTTATCGTCAAACCAATTGGAATTGTTAG
- a CDS encoding DUF2798 domain-containing protein, with protein MFKNKKEHFIFILMIAATMVFIMSCYNIAIIEGFSLNIFKHAALGFPLAFIYALIGDIFIVGRIVKVITSKILKPNDTMKKVGLCMSFFTSCGMVIWMSLFGVIANVGLDSNFISAYGVAIVTNFIFAIPLNLLIVSPLMRFLFFKMFPPISGINEQTNAI; from the coding sequence TTGTTTAAAAACAAAAAAGAACATTTTATATTCATATTAATGATTGCTGCAACAATGGTATTTATTATGAGTTGCTACAATATAGCTATAATTGAAGGATTTTCATTAAATATATTTAAGCATGCAGCACTAGGGTTTCCATTGGCTTTTATATATGCACTAATAGGAGATATTTTTATAGTTGGTAGAATTGTTAAGGTCATTACAAGTAAAATATTAAAGCCAAATGACACTATGAAAAAAGTAGGACTGTGTATGTCATTTTTTACATCATGTGGTATGGTTATTTGGATGTCATTATTCGGAGTAATTGCTAATGTAGGATTAGATTCTAATTTTATTTCTGCTTATGGTGTTGCTATAGTTACAAACTTTATTTTTGCAATTCCTTTAAATTTATTAATTGTATCTCCTTTAATGAGATTTTTATTTTTTAAGATGTTTCCACCTATTTCAGGTATTAATGAACAAACAAATGCTATATAA